The Methanothermobacter sp. DNA window ATTGACCGGTTCAATAAAATTAAATGACTACCTTGAAGTTGCAGGTAGGGTGTACAATTTCATAAAATCGGAAGACACAGCACCCTCCTATGCAAACTACCAGGGCCTTAAAATCAGATTCGAATCCCTCATATGGCTATTCACAAAAGCCGTTAATTTCAAAGTAACAAATCAACAACTGCCCAATTACATAAACCTTGAAAAACTTAATAACATAGGCACATACACTGCATACAATAACAATCCAGGCAGCACTTCAGGAAGTGCTGCCAGCGACAATTCAATAGCTATCAAAGACATCTTAAATGCGGCAGTTTCACTTAAAAATTTCATAGAACAAAATCAGCGCCTACCCACATATGTGCAGGTGGCAAATCAAAAAATAAGCCCAAGCCAATTCTTATACCTAATGGCTAAAAGCATAATCAAAATAAATAACGGGAAAAACACACCCATCAGCCTAATAGAAGCTAATGAAGCGCCAAACCCATCAGGGAACGCTACAGGCATACTTGAACTCAAAGAATATCTTCAAAGCGCGGTGAATGTCGCAAGTTTCATTGAAACCAACAAAAGATCATCAAATTATGCCATAACAAGCATTGGGAAAGTATCCTATCCCGATATAATCTATGCCATGGCGAGGATACTTACATTCTACAAGGAAAATAACATATTACCTAAAATAGTAACAATAAAAAAGGTATACAAACAAAATCAGGATACAAACAATGAACTCACTCAGTACCTTATCGCCACGGCAAACTGTCAAGTGAACGATCCTAGTATACAATCATTAGCCACCCAGTTAACCCGTGGCCTTACCAGTACATGGGATAAGGCGAAGGCTGTCTTCAACTGGGTCAGGGATAACATAAATTATAGTTTCTATTATAATACAAGGTATGGTGCTGTTGGAACCCTTAAATACAGGACTGGTAACTGTTGCGATCATGCACATCTTGTAGTGGCACTTGCCAGAGCAGCCGGGTTACCAGCACGATACAAGCATGGAATCTGCACATTCTCCAGTGGAACCTATGGACATGTCTGGGCACAAATCTACATTGGGGGTACATGGTACGATGCAGATGCAACAAGCCTCAGAAACAGTCTAGGTGTAATAAACAATTGGAACACAGCAACTGGGACAATACTAGGAACCTACGCAAGCCTACCATTTTAAAAGCCACCATATTTTCCTGGGAGAGGTAAAAATTCCTCCCATTTTTTCTTTTTTAAGAAAAAAATGGTCCTGGAATGGATACAGTCTTATTGGGATGCTCTAGTATACTTAAACAAGAATATATCCATTGTTTATCTTCCGATTTTAAAATGAATCGGGAAGATCTCCCATCATACAATATAGGCCTTATAACCTATTTTAGGTCCATGTAACATGCGCAAAAAAGAGGGATATAAAATATGATAGAGTATACCACACCCAAACCATATGATTATGGAAAGTTGAAGAGATATGATTTGAAGAATAAGATTTTATCAACCCCATTATACCATCTAAAGCTGAAAGCCCGATTAGGGTTATACCCCTCAGAGAATTCGATTTTAAGATAATCTCCTCCATTGAAGAAGTCAAACCCCCCCCACACAATGAAAATATGTACAAAAATAGTAAAGGACAATATTAAATGGAATACAATTTAGAGGTTAATCTTGAAATATTTTAAAGGGGTTATCTTAAACCCTCCCATTCTCAAAATAACCGGGGTTAGAGTGGTGGTAAAAACTTTTCAAACAATATTAAAATTTAATGGTTCAAATAACAAGTGTGAAAAACATTCTTTAAGGAGAATTATTATATTCCGACTCGAAGGTGACAAGATGATACTAGATGCAATTTACATCCCATTATCCCAAGGGAACCACGGAAGGCTAAAAGGGTCGAGAAAGATCACTATGTAATCCAAAGTTTAAAGAAAGCACACTCCAAAACTTGGTGGCTTTTAATTTTTTGCATGAACATAGGAGGAATGAAGATTGGATCTTATATACTTTAGAGGTTGTATGGGCCGAGAAAGAGTCCCTGAGATAACTAAGGCCACAGAACAAATCTTGGATCATGTGGAGATCCCTTATAGGATTCTAGAAGATGAAAAGTGTTGCGGTTCAGTGCTGCTCCGCACAGGCTTCCTCGAAGATGCTAAAGAGAGGATAAGGGAAAATTTAACCCTATTATCTGGTTCCAGGTTGCTTGTATCATGCGCTGGCTGTTACAGGACATTTAAAATAGATTATCCCCGTCTATTCAATGTTAAAGTAGATGTTATCCATAGTTCCCAATTATTCCATCAATTATTAAAGGAGGGAAGAATCCAAATTAAAGGAAATTTAAAGGTTACATATCATGACCCTTGCCACCTCGCAAGGCATTGTGGAGAATATGATGCTCCAAGGAAGGTTTTAGAAGCTACCGGAACCCTTGTGGAGATGGAAGAACATCACGTGAATGCCCAATGTTGTGGTGCTGGTGGTGGTGTGAAGGCAGCATATCCCCACCTTGCAGAAAAAATAGCCCAAAAGAGGATAGAGCAAGCCCTTGATACCGGGGCGGAGATATTATGTACAACTTGTCCCTTCTGTAAATACAACTTAAAATCTCATGGAATGAAAGTAATGGACATTTCAGAGATTATAGTTAGCCTTATGGGGGTGCCAAAATCCGCAAAAATCAACTGAAAAACCTCAAGAAATCCTTCCAGATATTGGCTGAGAGAAGGGTGGGAATAATAGAAGACCCCCTGATAAAAGAATTAAAAGAAAAAGTGAAGAGTATAAGGGAAAATTCCATTAAAAACCTCGAAATATTATTAAAAAAGGTGGGAGAATCCTTTGAGGATAATGATATAGAATTTTATATTGCAAAAAATGGAAAGGAAGCAAATAAAATCATATATGATATCGTTAAAGAGGAGAATGTAATCGCAAAATCCAAATCCAATACACTTTCTGAAATAAACATGGCAAAATTTCTCGAAAAAAAAGGCTTAGAAGTTATAGAAACAGACTTAGGTGATAGGATAATCCAACTAACAGATGATAGGCCAATACACCCAACAGCCCCAGCCTTACACTTTAACATACAAGAAATAGCTGACATAATAACCAAGAAACTTAAAATAAAAATCAAGGCAAACCCAGAGGATATAATGGAGACAATAAAAGCAGATGTTCTCAATAAACTTGAAAATGTTAAAGTAGGGATTACAGGGGCTAATGCAGTGGCAGCATATGATGGTTCAATTGTAATGATCCATAATGAAGGTAACATAGGCTTGCTTTCACTCAAGGACACCCACATTATCGTATTCGGCATCGACAAACTAGTAAGCACATTAGAGGATGCCATATTAGTGGCTAAACTCGAAACAGCCTATGCTACCGGTTCAAGAGTCCCATCATATATAAATGTGGTTTCAGGTCCCTCTAAGACAGCAGACATCCAAAAGATACTCCTGAAAAACATGTATGGTGCCCATAGGGTTGTCGCAATAGCCCTTGATAACGGTAGAAGCAAAGCCCCACCTGAATGTTTATGGTGTATAGGCTGTGGAACTTGTATAACATCCTGTCCCATTTACAATATAGTAGGATATGATTTCGGCTACAAGGGTTACCTTGGTGGTAGAGGCGTAGCATTCACAAATTTCATAGAAGGTGAAAAGGCAAGTTTTGACGCTGGAATATATATGTGCACACTTTGCAGCCGATGCACCACAACATGTCCCCTTGAAATCCCCATACCAGATATAATAGAAAAGGTAAGATTTAAAGTACAAAGGGCGGGTTATAAATTAGATCCCCATGAGAACATAAGAAAAAACATCAAAGAAAATGGAACACCCTTCAGACATGGGAAAACATGAAAAGACAATAAAAGAGCTTCCAGCATTCACATAAGATCTCACGCTACACTATTCACAATTTTGAAAAGGATTTCACGACTCAACCACCCTCTTGGATCTATTAAGATGTAATATACCCTCAAATTCAAGTTTTGAAATCTCCATGTAAATAGACATCCCAGAAATATCTAAATATTGGCAATATTTAAATTTCCCGGCTCTTATCCCCCTCATTTTCGAAAGGGACTTTGCGCCGAAAAAGATAAAAAGGATGTTTTTCTGATAAAATAAAAAAATATTATCTTCATTCTCATGAGGGAGGTTCATGAATTGCTTCTACTAGTAAGTCCAATCAACCCAAAGGAGGCTATAGAGGCCATTAAAGGTGGCGCGGATATAATAGATGTGAAAAATCCCAGGGAAGGCTCCCTCGGAGCTAGCTTCCCCTGGGTTATAAAAGAGATAAGGAGAATAACACCTGATAACATGCTTGTGAGCGCCACATTAGGTGATGTCCCATATAAGCCGGGCACGATTTCATTAGCCGCATTAGGCGCCCTTACAGCCGGAGCAGATTACATAAAAGTTGGCCTTTATGGGACGAAAAATTCTAAAGAGGCAATTGACGTAATGGAAAATGTTGTAAAAACAATAAAAGACGAGGAAAAGAAAGCTTTCGTGGTCGCGGCAGGATATGCCGACGCCCACAGAGTAGGCTCCCTAGATCCGATGGAAATCCCCAATGTGGCCTATGAAGCTGGTGCCGATGTCGCAATGTTAGATACTGCTATAAAGGATGGTAAAACCTTATTCGATTTTCTGAGTGTTGAAAAACTCCAAGATTTTGTTAAAGAAGCGCATAACATAGGATTAAAAGCCGCACTGGCAGGTTCCATTAAAAAAGAACAATTAAGGCCACTAAATGAGATTGGATGTGACATAGTCGGTGTAAGGGGGGCTGCATGCGTTGGAGGAGACCGCAACACCGGTACAATACATAGAAGTGCAGTTACAGAACTTAAAAAGTTAATAGAAGCTATTTAGGTGTTTTTAATGTACTCTAGGAAGTTAAAGGAAGCCGAAACCGCCTACACGTTTGACGATTTCTTGTTAGTACCCCAAGCGTCACTAGTAGAACCCAAAGATGTTATTATAAAAAGTAAAGTATCAAGGAACCATGAGATAAACGTCCCCATCATAAGTTCTGCGATGGACACAGTCACAGAATATGAAATGGCAATAGCCATGGCCCAAGAAGGCGGCCTCGGCATAATACACAGGAATATGAGCATAAAGGACCAAGTAGAACAGGTGAAACGGGTTAAAAGGTCAGGAGACCTTACAATAAGAGATGTTATAACAATAAACCCAGAAGCATCACTAAGAGAAGCCCACGAAATAATGGAAAGAGAAAATATAAGCGGACTTCCAGTTGTAGACAATGGGAACATACTTGGCATCATAAGCAGAAGAGACATAGAACCCATAATCAATTCAGAAGCCGAGAAAAAAGTAGAAGAAGTAATGACAAAAGAAGTTGTAACCGTAGACGAATCAGTAACACCAGCCGAAGCCCTTGACATAGCCTATGAAAACAAAATAGAAAGACTACCAGTCGTAAAAGATGGTAAACTCGTAGGAATACTCACCATAAAAGACATACTCGAACGTAAAAGATACCCCAATGCTTCAAGAGACGAGAAAGGAAGATTCATCGTAGGAGCAGCCACAGGACCATTCGACCTTGAAAGGGCCAAGGCCCTCGACAATGCAGGTGCAGATATAATAGCCATCGACAGCGCACACGCACACAACCTCCACCTCGTAAAATACGCAAAGATCATGAAAAAGAATATCGACGCAGATTTAATCGTTGGCAACATAGCAACAGCAAAGGCCGCAGAAGACTTAATAGCCCAGGACGTGGATGGTATAAAAGTTGGCATAGGCCCAGGTTCAATGTGCACCACCAGAATAATCGCAGGTGTGGGGGTACCCCAACTCACCGCCATAGCAGAAGTTGCAGATGTTGCAAAGGAATACGACATCCCAGTAATAGCAGATGGTGGTATACGCTATTCAGGGGATATCGCAAAGGCCATAGCAGTAGGTGCAGATGCTGTGATGCTCGGAAACTTATTAGCCGGTACTTATGAGTCCCCGGGTGATGTTGTAATCATGAACGGGCGCAAATATAAACAATATCGTGGAATGGGATCGCTAGGAGCTATGACAGGTGGCATAGGCGCTGGGACGGACCGTTACTTCCAAGAACCACAAAGCCATATGAAACACACCAAGATAGTCCCAGAAGGAGTTGAAGGCGTCGTACCCTACAGAGGCACAGTAAGTGAAGTCATATTCCAATTAGTCGGAGGCCTTAAAGCATCTATGGGCTACTGTGGGGCTAAAACCATCAAAGACATGCAAAGGAAGTCCAAACTTGTTAAGATAACATCCAGTGGAATAAAAGAAAGCCACCCCCACGACCTCCTAATAACCAATGAAAGTCCAAATTATCCCACAATGTAACGGGGGTATAACAATATCATATCAGCCATAATACTCTGCGGAGGCCAGAGCAAACGCATGGGAACAGACAAGGGTCTAATCATTTTAGATGGAAAACCCTTCATATCCAGGATCATTGATAAAATCAAACCCTATTTTGACGAAATATTCATCATACTAAGGGACGAAAAACAAAAAAGAGAATACATAAAGTTACTTAAAGACGAAAATGTGAAAATCCTCACAGATATAATAAAAGGAAAAGGACCTCTTGGGGGCCTGCTAACAGGACTAAAGAATATAAAATCGGAAAAAGCCCTTGTTTTACCCTGCGATTCACCATTTATAACAAAAAAGTTTATAGAAAACTTTCTTAAAATAGATAAACTGGAAGAATATGATGCAATAATACCAATATGGGAGGACGGCAGACTAGAACCCCTACATGGGATATACAGTCAAAGGGTAGCTGAAATAATCCATAGACTACTTTTAAAAAATGAAAAGAAGGTCGGTACTCTAATAGAGACTATCAAATCTAGGCTAGTGTCTGTGGAGGAATTGGATCCGTCCCTAGAAAGCTTTAGGAATATTAATAGGCCAGAAGATCTTAGGATTTGATATCAACGGTCTGTGGATTACGCCCCATTTCAAGTATGAACTTGTTCACCCGTTCTATCATGTCAATATAATGTTCTTTTCTGATCTTTTTACCATCAACGATGGCGTATTCAGGGAGCATCCCAGTCTGATTTTTGAACTCTAATATCTCATTAACCATCTCTCGATATTGCTCTAGCGTCAAACGCTCCATCAATACCAACCATCAAACCTTTTTAATGTTATAATTCATTCCATCTCCTCATATATAAATGATACGATTTTATTTTACAAACCTTTAATAAGTGATCGGCGATTTATATTACATGTATATTCGCTTTTGGGTCGAATGGATTTGTCCGAATTGCAAGTGAAAAAAGGTAAGGGTAATTCTTCATTAAATGCTCCATGTACTTTAACCATTCAGAAACAACACCTTTATAAGCACGTTCCAAGTCGCCCTCAAGGTGCTCATAATCAGTCCTGGGCAAATCATCAAATGATACCCTCTTCTCAAGCTCCTCAGTAAAGTGGAAAATCGCCCAGAGCATGTCAGTGAAACTTTCATGCTCTAAAAGGTTTGGGTTCTCCAATAAGCGCAACATGAACCTCCGACGCTCACCCAAGAACATTCTCAAATCTTCTAGAAAAGGACTCTTACTCTCATCCAATGGTATTCTAGGATCATAGGCCTTTATTTTACCAATTATCCTCTTGAATTTGTATTCACTCCAATCTTGGCCTATTTTAAGATCTTCACGTATCCTTTCCGTGTTTATTTCGTGTTTTGAAACTTTTTCCAGAAATTCTGTTCCCACTTCGCTGAAAAACGCCCCTATTACCATGTTAAGTTTTTCTAGGAGCATGGATTTCTCCCTTGCGGTTATAGCTGCCTCTATTACTAGTACAACTATAAGCACTTCCAAGGGCAAAAATGCAAGATCAATCCCAATATAAAACAATTCATGCTTAGCATCCTTAAATATAAGATATACTAGAAGATAGAGTAGTACCGAGGATAGAATGAGCATGATGCCAAGTTTAACCCGCCAGTTAATCTTCATCTATGCCCCCCCATATAATTGATATCGGATTATTAGCTAGCATCATAGTACCCCTTTCAAGAGAACGTCCCCTCGCAATATTAACATCTATGATCCCATATTCAAACCCGAGCTTTTTGAACGCTTGGATGGCCTCTAACTTAGTCTCAAGTAATATGGAAGTTATTATGATCCTTCCATGGCCTTTAAGTTTCCTTGCACCTACTTCCATTATTTTTGATAATTTACCGCCGCTTCCCCCAATGATTATTATGTCAAGATCCCCTATCTCTTCGAGGGCCTTCTCAGCATAGCCATTGATCAATTCAACGTTTTCTCCAAGCCCATGCTTTATTAGGTTTTCCCTTGTAATTTTTATGGCATGAGGATCCTTGTCTATGGCATATACCTTATGGACTCTCTTCGCAAACTCTAATGTGAAACCTCCTGTGCCACAGCCAACATCGGCAACAGTCTCATCCCCTTTAGGGTCGGCCTTGCACAAAACCAGACATCTTATCTCCTCTTTGGTGGGCCCGGGCACTTTATCATCTTTTATGAAATCTTCATCGGGTATCATGGCCAGTCCACCGCCTGAAAAGGCTGTTTTCAACTCCTAGAATGTCTAGTGCCTTGCCTGCTATGAAATTAACCATGTCATCTATATTTTCCGGTCTATGGTAGAATCCTGGCATTGCAGGTAATATTATACCACCTTCCCTGCTCACCTTTAACATGTTTTCAAGGTGTGCATTCCTAAGTGGCGTTTCACGAGGTACTAATATTAGTTTGCGTCTTTCTTTGAGCGATACGTCAGCTGCCCGTGTAATAATGTTGTCAGCATATCCTTGGGCTATGGCCGCTAAAGTTTTCATGCTACAAGGTGCTATTATCATCGCCTCGAAATTAAAGGAACCACTGCTTATTGGAGCTTCTAAATCATGGACATCAAAATAGTGGTCTGCCAGGTCTTTTATCTCGTCTAGTTTCAAGCCGGTTTCATGCTCTAGGATCTTGGAGGCTGTATTGGTAACTAGGAGTGCTGTCTCTTTTTTTTCTGATAGGGCTTCTAGTATCCTTACACCATAGATTGTTCCACTGGCCCCTGTAATGGCTATTATGATCATCTTCTATCAACCCTTAGTTTGGGGTGGTGAGGCGTAATTGTTTTTCATGCCT harbors:
- a CDS encoding molybdenum cofactor guanylyltransferase, with translation MLCGGQSKRMGTDKGLIILDGKPFISRIIDKIKPYFDEIFIILRDEKQKREYIKLLKDENVKILTDIIKGKGPLGGLLTGLKNIKSEKALVLPCDSPFITKKFIENFLKIDKLEEYDAIIPIWEDGRLEPLHGIYSQRVAEIIHRLLLKNEKKVGTLIETIKSRLVSVEELDPSLESFRNINRPEDLRI
- the cbiT gene encoding precorrin-6Y C5,15-methyltransferase (decarboxylating) subunit CbiT; this encodes MIPDEDFIKDDKVPGPTKEEIRCLVLCKADPKGDETVADVGCGTGGFTLEFAKRVHKVYAIDKDPHAIKITRENLIKHGLGENVELINGYAEKALEEIGDLDIIIIGGSGGKLSKIMEVGARKLKGHGRIIITSILLETKLEAIQAFKKLGFEYGIIDVNIARGRSLERGTMMLANNPISIIWGGIDED
- a CDS encoding (5-formylfuran-3-yl)methyl phosphate synthase is translated as MLLLVSPINPKEAIEAIKGGADIIDVKNPREGSLGASFPWVIKEIRRITPDNMLVSATLGDVPYKPGTISLAALGALTAGADYIKVGLYGTKNSKEAIDVMENVVKTIKDEEKKAFVVAAGYADAHRVGSLDPMEIPNVAYEAGADVAMLDTAIKDGKTLFDFLSVEKLQDFVKEAHNIGLKAALAGSIKKEQLRPLNEIGCDIVGVRGAACVGGDRNTGTIHRSAVTELKKLIEAI
- the guaB gene encoding IMP dehydrogenase, which encodes MYSRKLKEAETAYTFDDFLLVPQASLVEPKDVIIKSKVSRNHEINVPIISSAMDTVTEYEMAIAMAQEGGLGIIHRNMSIKDQVEQVKRVKRSGDLTIRDVITINPEASLREAHEIMERENISGLPVVDNGNILGIISRRDIEPIINSEAEKKVEEVMTKEVVTVDESVTPAEALDIAYENKIERLPVVKDGKLVGILTIKDILERKRYPNASRDEKGRFIVGAATGPFDLERAKALDNAGADIIAIDSAHAHNLHLVKYAKIMKKNIDADLIVGNIATAKAAEDLIAQDVDGIKVGIGPGSMCTTRIIAGVGVPQLTAIAEVADVAKEYDIPVIADGGIRYSGDIAKAIAVGADAVMLGNLLAGTYESPGDVVIMNGRKYKQYRGMGSLGAMTGGIGAGTDRYFQEPQSHMKHTKIVPEGVEGVVPYRGTVSEVIFQLVGGLKASMGYCGAKTIKDMQRKSKLVKITSSGIKESHPHDLLITNESPNYPTM
- a CDS encoding (Fe-S)-binding protein, giving the protein MDLIYFRGCMGRERVPEITKATEQILDHVEIPYRILEDEKCCGSVLLRTGFLEDAKERIRENLTLLSGSRLLVSCAGCYRTFKIDYPRLFNVKVDVIHSSQLFHQLLKEGRIQIKGNLKVTYHDPCHLARHCGEYDAPRKVLEATGTLVEMEEHHVNAQCCGAGGGVKAAYPHLAEKIAQKRIEQALDTGAEILCTTCPFCKYNLKSHGMKVMDISEIIVSLMGVPKSAKIN
- a CDS encoding LUD domain-containing protein: MRKNQLKNLKKSFQILAERRVGIIEDPLIKELKEKVKSIRENSIKNLEILLKKVGESFEDNDIEFYIAKNGKEANKIIYDIVKEENVIAKSKSNTLSEINMAKFLEKKGLEVIETDLGDRIIQLTDDRPIHPTAPALHFNIQEIADIITKKLKIKIKANPEDIMETIKADVLNKLENVKVGITGANAVAAYDGSIVMIHNEGNIGLLSLKDTHIIVFGIDKLVSTLEDAILVAKLETAYATGSRVPSYINVVSGPSKTADIQKILLKNMYGAHRVVAIALDNGRSKAPPECLWCIGCGTCITSCPIYNIVGYDFGYKGYLGGRGVAFTNFIEGEKASFDAGIYMCTLCSRCTTTCPLEIPIPDIIEKVRFKVQRAGYKLDPHENIRKNIKENGTPFRHGKT
- a CDS encoding pseudomurein-binding repeat-containing protein — encoded protein: MSQVTFACDVGGDNISTGITVLCMLCMVLATVGTSYAQENTTTNFELKDNSAQLSEEKTNETPTIMGKTPKINETSQQAAYNDEKNVKTVKPSDIEDAAVRVNKFIQENGKLPRYVSIKNSEVSMPDYLYLLTASLTGGDTILKNVKPPKSSIGSTLTGSIKLNDYLEVAGRVYNFIKSEDTAPSYANYQGLKIRFESLIWLFTKAVNFKVTNQQLPNYINLEKLNNIGTYTAYNNNPGSTSGSAASDNSIAIKDILNAAVSLKNFIEQNQRLPTYVQVANQKISPSQFLYLMAKSIIKINNGKNTPISLIEANEAPNPSGNATGILELKEYLQSAVNVASFIETNKRSSNYAITSIGKVSYPDIIYAMARILTFYKENNILPKIVTIKKVYKQNQDTNNELTQYLIATANCQVNDPSIQSLATQLTRGLTSTWDKAKAVFNWVRDNINYSFYYNTRYGAVGTLKYRTGNCCDHAHLVVALARAAGLPARYKHGICTFSSGTYGHVWAQIYIGGTWYDADATSLRNSLGVINNWNTATGTILGTYASLPF
- a CDS encoding pseudomurein-binding repeat-containing protein, with the protein product MERLTLEQYREMVNEILEFKNQTGMLPEYAIVDGKKIRKEHYIDMIERVNKFILEMGRNPQTVDIKS
- a CDS encoding UbiX family flavin prenyltransferase, with translation MIIIAITGASGTIYGVRILEALSEKKETALLVTNTASKILEHETGLKLDEIKDLADHYFDVHDLEAPISSGSFNFEAMIIAPCSMKTLAAIAQGYADNIITRAADVSLKERRKLILVPRETPLRNAHLENMLKVSREGGIILPAMPGFYHRPENIDDMVNFIAGKALDILGVENSLFRRWTGHDTR